One Actinospica robiniae DSM 44927 genomic region harbors:
- the pyrF gene encoding orotidine-5'-phosphate decarboxylase codes for MPPRPEETFGARLRKALDTRGPLCVGIDPHAALLGAWSLPDSPSGLERFALTMVEALADRIAVLKPQSSFFERFGSAGIAVLERTVAEARSAGALVILDAKRGDIGSTVEAYADAYLDPSSPLFSDAVTVSPYLGFGALEPFLGAAERNGCGVFVLAFTSNPEGASVQRAATPDGRTVGGAILAQAAERNGTAAPMGPIGAVIGATLTDPIPFDLATLNGALLAPGLGAQGATPQDLRAVFGEALPNVIPSMSREVLRHGPDVPVLRRVARQAVKDCRIALGYAHPTD; via the coding sequence GTGCCCCCGCGCCCGGAGGAGACCTTCGGCGCGCGGCTGCGCAAGGCCCTGGACACCCGGGGCCCGCTGTGCGTGGGCATCGATCCGCACGCCGCCCTGCTGGGCGCGTGGAGCCTGCCGGACTCGCCGTCCGGCCTCGAGCGCTTCGCGCTCACCATGGTCGAGGCGCTGGCCGACCGGATCGCGGTGCTCAAGCCGCAGTCCTCGTTCTTCGAGCGCTTCGGCTCGGCCGGCATCGCCGTGCTCGAGCGCACCGTCGCCGAGGCCCGCTCGGCCGGCGCGCTGGTGATCCTCGACGCCAAGCGCGGCGACATCGGCTCGACGGTGGAGGCCTACGCGGACGCGTACCTGGACCCGTCCTCGCCGCTGTTCTCCGACGCCGTGACGGTCTCGCCCTACCTGGGCTTCGGCGCCCTCGAGCCCTTCCTCGGCGCCGCCGAACGCAACGGCTGCGGCGTGTTCGTGCTCGCCTTCACCTCCAACCCGGAAGGCGCCTCGGTCCAGCGGGCCGCGACGCCCGACGGCCGCACCGTCGGCGGCGCGATCCTGGCCCAAGCCGCCGAGCGCAACGGGACGGCCGCGCCGATGGGCCCGATCGGCGCCGTCATCGGCGCGACGCTCACCGACCCGATCCCGTTCGACCTCGCCACCCTCAACGGCGCCCTGCTCGCCCCGGGCCTCGGTGCCCAGGGCGCGACCCCGCAGGATCTGCGCGCCGTCTTCGGCGAAGCGCTGCCGAACGTGATCCCGTCGATGTCGCGCGAGGTCCTGCGCCACGGCCCCGACGTCCCCGTGCTGCGCCGTGTGGCTCGGCAGGCCGTCAAGGACTGCCGCATCGCCCTCGGCTACGCCCACCCGACGGACTGA
- a CDS encoding aldo/keto reductase, with amino-acid sequence MEFVKLGSTGLEVSPIALGCMSFGDPARGGHQWVVREPEARGYIQRALEAGVNFFDTANSYSGGSSEEIVGRALKDFADRDQVVIATKVYFGTRKGPNGGGLSRKAILADVDHSLRRLGTDYIDLYQIHRFDGTTPLEETLEALHDVVKAGKVRYLGASSMYAWQFAKALYLQRHHGWARFVSMQDHYNLLYREEEREMLPLCREEGIGVIPWSPLARGRLTRDWEEDTQRQETDRFATGLYQEGDRAIVEAVARIAAKRAIPRAQVALAWVASRPGVTAPIVGTSKPHHLDDALAALEVELSPEEVEELEAPYTPHEISGIEV; translated from the coding sequence ATGGAATTCGTGAAACTCGGTTCGACCGGCCTCGAGGTGTCCCCGATCGCTTTGGGCTGCATGAGCTTCGGCGACCCGGCCCGCGGCGGCCACCAGTGGGTCGTGCGCGAGCCGGAGGCGCGCGGGTACATCCAGCGTGCGCTCGAAGCGGGCGTGAACTTCTTCGACACCGCCAACTCGTACTCGGGCGGCTCCAGCGAGGAGATCGTCGGCCGCGCGCTCAAGGACTTCGCCGACCGCGACCAGGTCGTGATCGCGACGAAGGTGTACTTCGGCACCAGGAAGGGCCCGAACGGCGGAGGGCTCTCGCGCAAGGCGATCCTCGCCGACGTCGACCACAGCCTGCGCCGCCTCGGCACCGACTACATCGACCTGTACCAGATCCACCGCTTCGACGGCACGACCCCGCTCGAGGAGACGCTCGAGGCGCTCCACGACGTGGTCAAGGCCGGCAAGGTGCGCTACCTCGGCGCCTCGTCCATGTACGCCTGGCAGTTCGCGAAGGCGCTGTACCTGCAGCGGCACCACGGCTGGGCGCGGTTCGTGAGCATGCAAGACCACTACAACCTGCTCTACCGCGAGGAGGAGCGGGAGATGCTGCCGCTGTGCCGGGAGGAGGGCATCGGCGTCATCCCGTGGAGCCCGCTCGCCCGCGGCCGGCTGACCAGGGACTGGGAGGAGGACACGCAGCGCCAGGAGACCGACCGCTTCGCGACCGGCCTGTACCAGGAAGGCGACCGCGCGATCGTCGAGGCCGTCGCCCGCATCGCCGCCAAGCGCGCCATCCCGCGCGCCCAAGTCGCGCTGGCCTGGGTGGCGAGCCGCCCGGGTGTGACCGCGCCGATCGTGGGCACGAGCAAGCCGCACCATCTCGACGACGCGCTCGCGGCGCTCGAGGTCGAGCTGAGCCCGGAGGAGGTGGAGGAACTCGAGGCGCCGTATACCCCACACGAGATCTCCGGCATCGAAGTCTGA
- a CDS encoding MFS transporter has product MPAPAAGAGAADGVAPASALAAYDAPSAAPAAPAPSATPAASPAPPSSDAAPPLWRNRDYAGWWLSSLVSSLGSSMSQITYPLLMLYATGSVARAGVVGACLNLGGLATTLPGGVIADRFPRRPVIIACYIGQAIGTGTVVYAVARGHVNVLHIALVALIQGMLNGISGAALAPVLRRLVHPDQFPAMSAARQGRDMGASLIGPPVGGMLFTIARWLPFLGDAVSFAVAAVGVAAIRRPLGPDRARKRPLRARSAAFAESAEPAEPAEPPESAGRTDTDTDADAVTHPEAAAETVPPPAGIRAAAAEIRAGVAFIVRHPFLRFAVPWAALVNALATGLVLLVIALLKDRGAGPSAIGAITSAAAVGGLLGAVCAPLLARRISGRALVLSASWAVVLASVGVAYAPKPWQIGVIGAALVFLIVPLTVVLETYELRVVPEALLGRVLSARQFAVSSLLWTSTPVAGVLADSFGPASAVLVLAGCFGVTALWTTASRAVRLVDVDPGTDPGTDSAADPDAGSDPALDPPRGTVR; this is encoded by the coding sequence GTGCCCGCGCCGGCCGCTGGTGCCGGTGCTGCGGACGGCGTGGCCCCCGCGTCTGCTCTCGCAGCATACGACGCGCCGTCCGCCGCGCCTGCCGCGCCTGCGCCGTCCGCCACGCCTGCGGCATCGCCCGCGCCACCGTCCTCCGACGCGGCGCCGCCGCTGTGGCGCAACCGCGACTACGCGGGCTGGTGGCTCAGCTCCCTGGTTTCCTCGCTGGGCAGCTCGATGTCGCAGATCACGTATCCGCTGCTGATGCTGTACGCGACCGGGTCGGTGGCGCGCGCCGGCGTCGTCGGCGCCTGCCTCAACCTGGGCGGCCTCGCCACGACGCTTCCGGGCGGCGTGATCGCCGACCGGTTTCCGCGGCGGCCGGTCATCATCGCGTGCTACATCGGGCAGGCGATCGGCACCGGCACGGTCGTCTACGCGGTGGCGCGCGGCCATGTCAATGTTCTGCACATCGCCTTGGTGGCGCTGATCCAGGGCATGCTCAACGGCATCAGCGGCGCCGCGCTCGCTCCGGTGCTGCGCCGACTCGTGCATCCGGATCAGTTCCCGGCGATGTCCGCGGCGCGGCAGGGCCGGGACATGGGCGCTTCGCTGATCGGCCCGCCGGTGGGCGGCATGCTGTTCACGATCGCGCGCTGGCTGCCGTTCCTGGGCGACGCGGTGTCTTTCGCCGTCGCCGCCGTCGGCGTGGCCGCGATCCGACGTCCGCTCGGGCCGGATCGTGCGCGCAAACGGCCCTTGCGCGCTCGATCGGCCGCATTCGCCGAGTCCGCAGAACCAGCAGAACCCGCAGAGCCCCCGGAATCGGCCGGGCGCACCGACACCGACACCGACGCGGATGCCGTCACGCACCCCGAGGCCGCGGCCGAAACCGTGCCGCCTCCGGCCGGGATACGGGCTGCGGCGGCGGAGATCCGGGCCGGCGTCGCGTTCATCGTCCGGCATCCGTTCCTGCGTTTCGCGGTGCCGTGGGCCGCGTTGGTCAACGCGCTGGCGACCGGGCTCGTGCTGCTCGTCATCGCGCTGCTCAAGGACCGCGGGGCCGGGCCCAGCGCCATCGGGGCCATCACGTCCGCCGCGGCCGTGGGCGGGCTCCTGGGCGCCGTCTGCGCGCCGTTGCTGGCTCGCCGCATCAGTGGACGCGCACTCGTCCTGTCCGCCTCCTGGGCCGTCGTGCTGGCCTCTGTGGGGGTCGCCTACGCGCCGAAGCCCTGGCAGATCGGCGTGATCGGCGCCGCGCTCGTCTTCCTCATCGTGCCGCTGACCGTCGTGCTCGAGACTTACGAGCTGCGCGTCGTCCCGGAAGCCTTGCTCGGACGGGTTCTCTCGGCCCGGCAGTTCGCCGTCAGCAGCCTGCTGTGGACCTCCACGCCCGTCGCCGGCGTGCTCGCGGACTCGTTCGGGCCCGCTTCGGCCGTACTCGTGCTCGCGGGCTGCTTCGGCGTGACCGCCTTGTGGACCACGGCTTCCCGCGCCGTGCGCCTCGTCGATGTGGACCCCGGCACGGACCCCGGCACGGACTCGGCCGCGGACCCCGATGCGGGTTCTGATCCGGCTCTCGATCCGCCCCGCGGAACCGTTCGCTGA
- the mihF gene encoding integration host factor, actinobacterial type, producing the protein MALPPLTPEQRQAALEKAAAARRERAEVKNRLKHSGASLSEVVQEGQKNPVIGKMRVSALLESLPGVGKVRAKQIMERLSISENRRVGGLGANQIAALEREFGSAK; encoded by the coding sequence GTGGCTCTCCCGCCCCTCACTCCCGAACAGCGCCAGGCTGCCCTGGAAAAGGCCGCCGCGGCCCGCCGCGAGCGTGCTGAGGTGAAGAACCGCCTCAAGCACTCCGGCGCCTCCCTTTCCGAGGTCGTCCAGGAAGGCCAGAAGAACCCGGTCATCGGCAAGATGCGGGTCTCGGCCCTGCTCGAGTCCCTGCCGGGCGTCGGCAAGGTCCGGGCCAAGCAGATCATGGAGCGGCTCTCCATCTCCGAGAACCGCCGCGTCGGCGGCCTCGGCGCCAACCAGATCGCGGCGCTCGAGCGCGAGTTCGGTTCGGCCAAGTAG
- the gmk gene encoding guanylate kinase: protein MTTSTDTARPEPPNGHRPRLVVLSGPSAVGKSTVLAHLRAQHPEIWLSVSATTRHPRPGEIDGKHYRFVDQDGFDKLIANSELLEWAEFAGNRYGTPRQPVLDRLAEGDATLLEIDVQGARQVREAMPEALLVFLAPPSWEELVNRLTKRGTEPPEVQERRLAAARDELAAETEFDVTLVNTSVEDVARELLTLMGVG, encoded by the coding sequence GTGACGACCTCGACCGATACCGCGCGCCCCGAACCACCGAACGGCCACCGGCCCCGGCTGGTGGTGCTCTCCGGGCCCTCGGCGGTCGGCAAGAGCACCGTGCTCGCGCATCTGCGGGCCCAGCACCCTGAGATCTGGCTGTCCGTCTCCGCCACCACCCGCCACCCGCGGCCGGGCGAGATCGACGGCAAGCACTACCGCTTCGTCGACCAGGACGGCTTCGACAAGCTGATCGCCAACAGCGAGCTGCTCGAATGGGCCGAGTTCGCCGGCAACCGCTACGGCACCCCGCGCCAGCCCGTGCTGGACAGGCTCGCCGAGGGCGACGCCACCCTGCTCGAGATCGACGTGCAGGGGGCCCGGCAGGTGCGCGAGGCGATGCCCGAGGCCCTGTTGGTCTTCCTGGCCCCGCCGAGCTGGGAGGAGCTGGTGAACCGGCTCACCAAGCGGGGCACCGAGCCGCCCGAGGTCCAGGAGCGCCGGCTGGCCGCGGCGCGCGACGAACTGGCCGCCGAGACCGAGTTCGACGTCACCCTGGTGAACACGTCCGTCGAGGACGTGGCGCGCGAACTGTTAACCTTGATGGGTGTCGGCTGA
- the rpoZ gene encoding DNA-directed RNA polymerase subunit omega: MTEPEGIINPPIDELLEATDSKYSLVIYAAKRARQINAYYSQLGEGLLEYVGPLVDTHVHEKPLSIALREINAGLLTAEPIEPTTPASPTSL; encoded by the coding sequence ATGACCGAGCCCGAAGGCATCATCAACCCGCCGATCGACGAGCTGCTCGAGGCGACCGACTCCAAGTACAGCCTGGTCATCTACGCGGCCAAGCGCGCTCGCCAGATCAACGCCTACTACTCCCAGCTCGGCGAGGGCCTGCTGGAGTACGTCGGCCCGCTCGTCGACACGCACGTGCACGAGAAGCCGCTGTCCATCGCGCTGCGCGAGATCAACGCCGGCCTGCTGACCGCGGAGCCGATCGAGCCGACCACGCCGGCTTCGCCGACCTCGCTCTGA
- the coaBC gene encoding bifunctional phosphopantothenoylcysteine decarboxylase/phosphopantothenate--cysteine ligase CoaBC, with protein MAASADAADFPATASRPRVVLGVGGGIAAYKVCELLRRLTESGHEVRVVPTASALHFVGAPTWEALSGHPVSAEVWQDVPQVPHVRLGQHADLVVVAPATADLLARAAHGLADDLLTNTLLTARCPVLFAPAMHTEMWLHPATQENVATLRRRGAIVLDPAVGRLTGADSGPGRLPDPEEIFAAALAVLRRGASAPDLAGLRVLVTAGGTREPLDPVRYLGNRSSGLQGYALARAALARGAEVTLVAANVSLPDPAGAKMLRAGTALELREQVLAAAPEADVVVMSAAVADFRPADYAGAKIKKSDDTSAPTLRLVQNPHILREIARERSRPGQTVVGFAAETGDAEHSALDLGRRKLAKYGVDLLVVNEVGADKVFGRPETEAVIVETGGAETPVPPGSKAVLAELIWDCVLAWRARAAEPGL; from the coding sequence ATGGCGGCGAGTGCGGACGCGGCGGACTTCCCCGCGACGGCCTCCCGCCCCCGCGTCGTGCTCGGCGTGGGCGGGGGCATCGCCGCCTACAAGGTCTGCGAGCTGCTGCGCCGGCTGACCGAGTCCGGGCATGAAGTCCGGGTCGTGCCCACGGCCAGCGCGCTGCACTTCGTCGGCGCCCCCACCTGGGAGGCGCTGTCGGGGCACCCGGTCTCCGCGGAGGTCTGGCAGGACGTGCCGCAGGTGCCGCACGTGCGCCTCGGCCAGCACGCCGACCTCGTCGTGGTCGCGCCGGCGACGGCCGACCTGCTCGCCCGGGCCGCGCACGGCCTGGCCGACGACCTGCTGACGAACACGCTGCTCACCGCCCGGTGCCCGGTGCTCTTCGCCCCGGCCATGCACACCGAGATGTGGCTGCACCCGGCCACCCAGGAGAACGTCGCCACGCTGCGCCGCCGCGGCGCGATCGTGCTCGACCCCGCGGTGGGCCGGCTGACCGGGGCCGATTCCGGGCCCGGGCGGCTGCCCGACCCGGAGGAGATCTTCGCCGCGGCGCTCGCCGTGCTGCGGCGCGGCGCTTCCGCGCCCGACCTGGCCGGCCTGCGCGTGCTGGTGACCGCGGGCGGCACCCGTGAGCCGCTCGACCCGGTCCGCTACCTGGGCAACCGCTCCTCCGGCCTGCAGGGTTACGCGCTCGCCCGGGCCGCGCTGGCCCGCGGCGCCGAGGTCACCCTGGTCGCCGCCAACGTCTCGCTGCCCGACCCGGCCGGGGCGAAGATGCTGCGCGCCGGCACCGCGCTGGAGCTGCGCGAGCAGGTGCTCGCCGCCGCGCCCGAGGCGGACGTGGTGGTCATGAGCGCGGCGGTGGCCGACTTCCGCCCCGCCGACTACGCCGGCGCCAAGATCAAGAAGAGCGACGACACCTCCGCCCCCACGCTGCGGCTCGTGCAGAACCCGCACATCCTGCGCGAGATCGCCCGCGAGCGCTCGCGTCCGGGGCAGACGGTCGTGGGCTTCGCCGCCGAGACCGGGGACGCGGAGCACTCCGCTCTCGACCTCGGCCGCCGCAAGCTCGCCAAGTACGGCGTGGACCTCCTGGTCGTCAACGAGGTCGGCGCCGACAAGGTCTTCGGCCGGCCCGAGACCGAGGCGGTGATCGTGGAGACGGGCGGCGCGGAGACTCCGGTGCCGCCGGGTTCCAAGGCCGTCTTGGCGGAGCTGATCTGGGACTGCG